One Coccinella septempunctata chromosome 1, icCocSept1.1, whole genome shotgun sequence DNA window includes the following coding sequences:
- the LOC123315839 gene encoding uncharacterized protein LOC123315839, with protein sequence MDYLRRSARTSRLQHVTNDSIRDRLQAKETVMDRIEIRSLRWFGHLKRMPEYRWPRRLWVPPGRRKRGRPRRSWNEGVYQSMEQRQLNVELTQDREAWRRGLGRRH encoded by the coding sequence ATGGACTACCTAAGACGGAGTGCGAGAACATCAAGGCTGCAACATGTCACCAATGATAGCATAAGAGATCGGTTACAGGCCAAAGAAACAGTAATGGACCGAATCGAAATCAGGAGTCTGAGATGGTTTGGACACTTAAAGAGAATGCCCGAATATCGGTGGCCTAGGAGGTTATGGGTCCCACCAGGACGTAGGAAAAGAGGCAGACCAAGACGTTCTTGGAATGAGGGAGTGTACCAATCTATGGAACAGAGGCAGTTGAACGTGGAACTGACACAGGATCGCGAGGCTTGGAGAAGAGGACTGGGTAGACGGCACTAG
- the LOC123315903 gene encoding uncharacterized protein LOC123315903, producing MADKGNVTVAITKQQYEEKLLNIVEDTNVYKKLNSDPTSRYQTRNNSLVKDLKDQAYISATTARQLNNYKGISPTIYGLPKIHKEATPLRPIVSTIKSPTSELSKFVADILKSAFKDDFHTWAVKDSFDFAEKVNNLQIPPDHEILSLDAISLFTNISWELTEKIIVDNWSRIEAVTNIPRPKFVNLLKFLFDSNYFKYKGEFYSQIFGCPMGSILSPTLAALVMTVLIGYCLGKLSFIPAFLFQYVDDIILAIPSNMKEELLRIFNSFNPHIQFTIEEEKDRFVPFLDTKVIRSEDNTAKLDWYRKPTSSGRYVHFNSSHDWQMKINVVNNLKNRIIGLTHMDFKQSALNRLYDILKDNGYPHGLLKKLIFSTSNRRISPDPPEHPPTTLPQQRQDAPHESSHVSQIKFASLPSLPGLTSKLVHIFSSISNVKIARYNVFPNKFLFTNLKDRADVLSSSDCVYSVRCLDCDGVYIGQTSQSLKRRFAVHKSDVRLHPDRCALALHAARTGHIFDFDNPKILYSCSNNTKRVFLEMCYINEQSNPINKRTDIKGLSNIYNYLLALDSKSDISPQLSQTL from the coding sequence ATGGCAGATAAGGGCAATGTCACGGTAGCCATCACAAAGCAACAATATGAAGAGAAGCTCTTGAATATCGTCGAGGACACCAACGTTTATAAGAAATTAAACTCAGACCCCACATCGAGGTATCAGACAAGGAACAACAGCCTTGTCAAGGATCTCAAAGACCAAGCATACATCAGTGCCACCACGGCGAGACAATTGAATAACTACAAAGGCATTTCCCCCACTATCTACGGTCTACCAAAGATCCATAAAGAGGCAACTCCTCTCAGACCTATCGTCTCCACCATTAAATCCCCAACAAGTGAACTTAGCAAGTTTGTCGCCGACATCCTCAAGTCAGCTTTCAAGGACGACTTCCACACTTGGGCAGTCAAGGATTCTTTCGATTTTGCGGAGAAGGTCAACAATTTGCAGATTCCTCCAGACCATGAGATCCTTTCGTTGGATGCTATCAGTCTTTTCACCAATATTTCCTGGGAGTTAACGGAGAAGATAATAGTAGACAATTGGAGCAGGATTGAGGCCGTCACGAACATTCCTAGGCCTAAATTTGTTAACCTATTGAAGTTCCTGTTCGATTCCAACTATTTCAAATATAAAGGCGAATTTTACTCTCAAATCTTTGGGTGCCCAATGGGCAGCATCCTCAGCCCAACTTTGGCAGCTCTGGTGATGACGGTGTTGATCGGTTACTGCCTTGGCAAACTATCTTTCATTCCAGCATTCTTGTTCCAGTATGTTGATGACATTATATTGGCCATTCCTTCAAATATGAAAGAAGAACTCCTAAGGATCTTCAACTCCTTCAACCCACATATACAGTTTACCATAGAAGAAGAGAAAGACAGATTTGTCCCATTCCTGGATACCAAAGTGATACGTTCTGAGGACAACACAGCAAAGCTGGATTGGTACAGAAAGCCGACCAGCTCAGGAAGATATGTCCACTTCAATTCAAGCCATGATTGGCAAATGAAAATCAACGTTGTTAACAACCTAAAGAACAGAATAATAGGCCTTACTCACATGGATTTCAAACAGAGTGCTCTGAACAGATTATATGACATCCTAAAAGATAATGGATATCCCCACGGCCTGCTTAAGAAGTTGATATTCTCGACATCCAATCGACGGATCTCACCTGATCCTCCCGAACATCCTCCTACTACACTGCCTCAACAAAGACAGGACGCTCCCCACGAGAGCTCACATGTCAGCCAAATAAAGTTTGCATCTCTGCCCTCATTGCCTGGTTTGACCAGTAAACTGGTTCACATTTTTTCCTCTATTAGCAACGTGAAAATTGCCAGATATAACGTTTTCCCCAATAAGTTTCTTTTCACCAATCTCAAAGACAGAGCGGACGTTCTTTCCAGCTCTGATTGTGTCTACTCAGTGAGATGTTTAGACTGTGATGGGGTCTATATCGGACAAACCTCCCAATCCCTAAAAAGAAGATTCGCGGTTCACAAAAGCGACGTCAGACTACACCCTGACAGATGTGCCCTTGCTTTGCATGCTGCGAGAACTGGtcatattttcgatttcgataATCCGAAGATACTGTATTCTTGCTCAAATAACACCAAACGGGTTTTTTTGGAAATGTGCTATATTAATGAGCAATCAAATCCTATCAATAAGCGTACCGACATTAAGGGTCTTAGTAACATTTATAATTATTTGCTCGCTTTGGACTCCAAAAGCGACATCTCTCCTCAACTTTCACAAACTTTATAA